A single window of Synechococcus sp. CBW1004 DNA harbors:
- a CDS encoding cupin domain-containing protein produces MPASWLPAGCQEIALPRMLPRLLRPEDLHGFRFSEGDHCRLALLSSPRDADRRDDVGPASTPLTIFVEVHDPMEQVPLHAHHNAAELYFVLRGQVIFHVGDRTITACGGDFVVVPEDAIHDLQNPGPGRLYLLTVLSRDAGFSEMLERGIPAPLDDEDLEVLRSL; encoded by the coding sequence TTGCCGGCGTCCTGGTTGCCGGCAGGATGCCAGGAGATTGCCCTGCCCCGCATGCTGCCTCGCCTGTTGAGACCCGAGGATCTGCACGGGTTCCGCTTCAGTGAGGGCGATCACTGCCGCCTGGCACTGCTGTCGTCGCCCCGCGATGCAGATCGGCGCGATGATGTCGGCCCCGCCTCCACGCCGCTCACCATCTTCGTGGAGGTTCATGACCCCATGGAGCAGGTGCCTCTGCATGCCCATCACAACGCTGCCGAGCTCTATTTCGTGCTGCGTGGACAGGTGATCTTTCACGTGGGTGATCGCACGATCACAGCCTGCGGGGGCGATTTTGTGGTGGTGCCGGAGGATGCCATCCACGATCTGCAGAATCCAGGTCCGGGGCGCCTCTATCTGCTCACGGTGCTGAGCCGGGATGCGGGCTTCTCGGAGATGCTTGAGCGTGGTATTCCGGCACCGCTGGATGACGAAGATCTGGAGGTGTTGCGCAGTCTCTGA
- the pyrF gene encoding orotidine-5'-phosphate decarboxylase, translated as MTQRAAQVDRGSEQPAERVILALDRPDVASALALVEAIPELRWVKVGLELFSATGPEVVWRLRERGLQVFLDLKFHDIPATMAGACRSAARLGAGLITVHACAGAEALRAAQDAAQDAAATAGLTAPTLLAVTVLTSWDAARFAGELAIAEPIEHYVPRLAGLAAAAGIGGCVCSPLEVAALRAAHPEPFALVTPGIRPAGAARGDQQRVMSPAEAIAAGASQLVIGRPISAAPDPASAFAACCAELP; from the coding sequence ATGACCCAGCGGGCAGCACAGGTCGACCGCGGAAGCGAGCAGCCCGCGGAGCGCGTCATCCTGGCCCTCGATCGCCCTGACGTCGCGTCAGCCCTGGCTCTGGTGGAGGCGATCCCCGAGCTGCGCTGGGTGAAGGTGGGGCTGGAGCTGTTCAGCGCCACCGGCCCCGAGGTGGTGTGGCGCCTGCGGGAGCGGGGCCTGCAGGTGTTCCTCGACCTGAAGTTCCACGACATCCCAGCCACCATGGCCGGGGCCTGCCGCAGCGCCGCCCGGCTGGGGGCCGGGCTGATCACCGTGCACGCCTGCGCCGGCGCCGAAGCGCTGCGGGCCGCCCAGGATGCCGCCCAGGACGCCGCCGCCACGGCCGGCCTGACCGCGCCCACCCTGCTGGCAGTGACGGTGCTGACCAGCTGGGACGCGGCCCGCTTCGCCGGTGAGCTGGCGATCGCGGAACCGATCGAGCACTACGTGCCCCGGCTGGCGGGCCTGGCGGCGGCGGCCGGCATCGGCGGCTGTGTGTGCTCGCCGCTGGAGGTGGCCGCCCTGCGGGCTGCACACCCCGAGCCCTTCGCCCTGGTCACGCCCGGCATCCGTCCCGCCGGGGCGGCGCGGGGCGATCAGCAGCGGGTGATGTCCCCCGCCGAGGCGATCGCAGCCGGCGCCAGCCAACTGGTGATCGGCCGACCGATCAGCGCCGCCCCCGATCCGGCGTCGGCCTTCGCCGCCTGCTGCGCCGAGCTGCCCTGA
- a CDS encoding outer membrane protein yields the protein MDPNAPPTASLTATVRQHRRRALILRVGITAVLSPIGVATAPAHSADSAPQKPPAAIAQQQAESPSGSTTEAGPVASPSPAGTIPAASAALPPQAQPQPEGSEPERGPYLRLGGGLDWSDPSRLRDRDCASSAPPALFGCGIGDNGRSLQALGSFSQTPVLDGAVGYRFTPWLRAEALLSWRPHLQFDGRSNFLGAGPGQSVSGSGSSLAGFAVAYVDLPRVAGVRPFLGAGIGAARNRLEGLDFRFPAIAADATTRTTGGSSSGLATLLTAGIAVPLSERLSLDLAYRFTDLGTVSGRSGKATVVRPRGTRSLTIAGTETELQTQGLQMSLRYSF from the coding sequence ATGGATCCCAACGCGCCACCCACCGCTTCGCTGACAGCCACGGTTCGCCAGCACCGCAGAAGGGCGCTCATCCTCCGCGTCGGCATCACGGCCGTACTCAGCCCGATCGGTGTGGCCACGGCTCCGGCGCACTCCGCTGACAGCGCGCCGCAGAAGCCGCCGGCCGCGATCGCTCAACAACAGGCCGAAAGCCCGTCGGGCTCAACGACCGAAGCCGGCCCCGTCGCCTCCCCATCACCAGCCGGCACCATCCCGGCCGCATCGGCCGCGCTTCCACCCCAGGCACAGCCACAGCCCGAGGGGAGCGAGCCAGAGCGGGGCCCCTATCTGCGTCTGGGGGGCGGCCTGGACTGGTCCGACCCCAGCCGACTGCGCGACCGTGACTGCGCGTCCTCAGCACCTCCGGCCCTGTTCGGCTGCGGGATCGGTGACAACGGCCGCAGCCTGCAGGCCCTCGGCTCCTTCAGTCAGACCCCGGTGCTCGATGGGGCGGTCGGCTATCGCTTCACCCCCTGGCTGCGGGCCGAGGCGCTGCTGAGCTGGCGCCCACACCTGCAGTTCGACGGCCGCAGCAACTTTCTCGGCGCTGGTCCAGGCCAGAGCGTGAGCGGCAGCGGCAGCTCGCTGGCGGGCTTCGCGGTCGCCTACGTCGACCTGCCACGCGTCGCCGGGGTGCGTCCCTTCCTGGGAGCGGGCATCGGAGCCGCCCGCAACCGGTTGGAGGGCCTTGACTTCCGCTTTCCGGCGATCGCCGCGGACGCCACGACACGCACCACCGGCGGCAGCAGCAGCGGCCTCGCCACCCTGCTCACCGCAGGAATCGCAGTGCCGCTGAGCGAGCGTCTCAGCCTCGATCTCGCCTACCGCTTCACTGATCTGGGAACGGTGAGCGGCAGGTCGGGCAAGGCCACGGTGGTTCGCCCGCGGGGCACCCGCAGCCTCACCATCGCCGGCACCGAAACCGAACTGCAGACCCAGGGCCTGCAGATGAGCCTGCGCTACTCCTTCTGA
- a CDS encoding flavin monoamine oxidase family protein: MQEAVDVVVVGAGLAGLTAAGALQRAGLSVRVLEAAPRAGGRLRRTRLEWPGGRAWVDLGGQWVGPTQTRMLALLDRAGLERFPSPHGGETVLHFSGERCTFSGFFQGFPEGQPPAVPQEDWDDAMQALERFNALAAALPADGHPHRAAGAAELDRRSFQEWIDANTRTPFARWYFAYFCRAVGFLGPAEPEQVSLLHVLWGQRSAPQAEHPEEELIHGGAGALLPHLLGELGAESELDAGTVRLEEPVQRIVQDDASAAGDASPAAAWPVRVESSRASHPCRAVIVAMPPSQASAIAFTPELPADRRALQAGMAMGCCAKVLIAYASPWWREQGLSGIGIGDLPTLELCADSSDPRSGAGVLATFVVGHRHGVWSVLDAERRRQAVLDDLVALFGPRAASPLAYQEQDWPREPFVGGAYAAWMPPGLWSAAGEALRRPHGRVYWAGTETATRWAGFFDGAVRSGEAAAEAVRQALSDNGQRMASG; the protein is encoded by the coding sequence TTGCAGGAGGCCGTCGATGTGGTGGTGGTGGGGGCCGGCCTGGCGGGCCTCACGGCAGCCGGCGCCCTGCAGCGCGCGGGCCTGAGCGTGCGGGTGCTGGAGGCGGCGCCGCGGGCCGGTGGCCGGCTCCGGCGAACCCGGCTGGAGTGGCCGGGGGGCAGGGCCTGGGTGGACCTCGGCGGCCAGTGGGTGGGGCCGACCCAGACTCGGATGCTCGCCCTGCTGGATCGCGCCGGCCTGGAGCGCTTCCCCTCGCCCCACGGCGGGGAGACCGTGCTGCACTTCAGCGGGGAGCGCTGCACCTTTTCCGGCTTCTTCCAGGGATTCCCGGAAGGGCAGCCGCCGGCGGTGCCGCAGGAGGACTGGGACGACGCCATGCAGGCCCTGGAGCGGTTCAACGCCCTGGCGGCGGCTCTGCCCGCCGATGGGCATCCCCACAGGGCGGCCGGCGCGGCCGAGCTGGATCGCCGGAGCTTCCAGGAGTGGATCGACGCCAACACCCGGACCCCCTTCGCCCGCTGGTATTTCGCCTATTTCTGCCGCGCCGTCGGCTTTCTCGGGCCGGCCGAGCCGGAGCAGGTGTCGCTGCTGCACGTGCTCTGGGGCCAGCGCAGTGCTCCGCAGGCCGAGCACCCGGAAGAGGAGCTGATCCACGGTGGCGCCGGTGCCCTGCTGCCCCATCTGCTCGGGGAGCTGGGCGCCGAGAGCGAGTTGGACGCAGGGACGGTGCGGCTGGAGGAGCCGGTGCAGCGGATCGTGCAGGACGACGCCAGTGCCGCTGGCGACGCCAGCCCGGCAGCGGCCTGGCCGGTGCGGGTGGAGAGCAGCCGGGCCAGCCACCCCTGCCGGGCGGTGATCGTGGCCATGCCCCCCTCCCAGGCCAGCGCCATCGCCTTCACCCCGGAGCTTCCCGCCGATCGCCGGGCGCTCCAGGCCGGCATGGCCATGGGGTGTTGCGCCAAGGTGCTGATCGCCTATGCCAGTCCCTGGTGGCGCGAGCAGGGGCTCTCGGGCATCGGCATCGGCGACCTGCCGACCCTGGAGCTGTGCGCGGACAGCAGCGATCCGCGCAGCGGGGCGGGTGTGCTGGCCACCTTCGTGGTGGGCCATCGCCACGGCGTCTGGTCGGTGCTCGATGCGGAGCGGCGCCGGCAGGCGGTGCTCGACGACCTGGTGGCGCTGTTCGGCCCCCGGGCCGCCTCACCCCTCGCCTACCAGGAACAGGACTGGCCAAGGGAGCCCTTCGTGGGCGGCGCCTACGCGGCCTGGATGCCCCCGGGACTCTGGAGTGCGGCGGGCGAGGCCCTGCGGCGCCCCCATGGACGGGTGTACTGGGCCGGCACCGAAACGGCGACGCGCTGGGCCGGCTTCTTCGACGGGGCCGTGCGCAGCGGTGAGGCGGCCGCTGAGGCGGTCAGGCAAGCCCTGAGCGACAACGGCCAGCGGATGGCCTCGGGGTGA
- a CDS encoding phosphotransferase enzyme family protein codes for MDESRAALILTPTQKSVDPELLEIAGSFALPAPVRSIAPLGSGNVNDTWRVDLPPASEGPQALVLQRLNTRVFPRPDLVMANIRRLGEHLDRPGALAAAGGRWELPRVVPVRGSGAPCLEQGGQVWRLLTFIARSRSVDTITGHRQALQVGRALGTFHSLIHDLPTAELADTLEGFHVTPGYLAAFERVLRRTEVPLTPQAQHCIAFIRDREAFMPVLEEAQRSGRLRQRPIHGDPKVNNILFDSDSGDAIALVDLDTVKPGLIHYDIGDCLRSGCNRLGEETDDWRSVRFDLELCEGVLEGYISRAHRFLEDADYDHIPDAIRLLSLELGLRFFTDHLAGDVYFRTSRPRHNLQRALVQFRLTESIETQQGEIRSLVERLRRQASAA; via the coding sequence GTGGACGAGAGCCGAGCCGCGTTGATCCTGACGCCGACGCAGAAGTCGGTCGATCCTGAACTCCTGGAGATTGCCGGATCCTTCGCGCTGCCCGCACCGGTGCGATCGATAGCACCACTGGGGAGCGGCAACGTCAACGACACTTGGCGCGTGGATCTGCCCCCCGCCTCCGAAGGCCCTCAGGCACTGGTGCTGCAGCGCCTCAACACCCGCGTGTTTCCCCGGCCCGACCTGGTGATGGCCAACATCCGGCGGCTGGGCGAGCACCTCGACCGCCCCGGCGCCCTGGCCGCCGCCGGCGGACGCTGGGAGCTGCCCCGGGTCGTGCCGGTGCGCGGCAGCGGTGCCCCGTGTCTTGAGCAGGGTGGCCAGGTCTGGCGGCTGCTCACCTTCATCGCGCGCTCCCGCTCGGTCGACACCATCACAGGCCACCGCCAGGCGCTGCAGGTGGGTCGTGCCCTGGGCACCTTCCACAGCCTCATCCACGACCTGCCCACCGCCGAGCTGGCCGACACACTCGAAGGCTTCCACGTCACCCCCGGCTATCTGGCCGCCTTCGAGCGGGTGCTGCGCCGCACCGAGGTGCCGCTCACACCCCAGGCCCAGCACTGCATCGCCTTCATCCGCGACCGTGAGGCCTTCATGCCGGTGCTGGAGGAGGCTCAGCGTTCCGGCAGGCTGCGCCAGCGGCCGATTCACGGCGATCCGAAGGTCAACAACATCCTGTTCGACAGCGACAGCGGCGACGCGATCGCCCTGGTGGATCTCGACACCGTCAAGCCTGGCCTGATCCACTACGACATCGGCGACTGCCTGCGCTCCGGCTGCAACCGGCTGGGCGAAGAGACGGATGACTGGCGCTCGGTTCGGTTCGACCTGGAGCTGTGCGAGGGGGTCCTGGAGGGTTACATCAGCCGGGCCCACCGCTTCCTGGAGGACGCCGACTACGACCACATCCCCGACGCGATCCGGCTGCTCAGCCTGGAGCTGGGGCTGCGCTTCTTCACCGATCACCTGGCCGGCGACGTCTACTTCCGCACCAGCCGGCCGCGCCACAACCTGCAGCGCGCCCTGGTGCAGTTCCGCCTCACCGAGAGCATCGAGACACAGCAGGGGGAGATCCGCTCCCTGGTCGAGCGCCTGCGCCGGCAGGCGAGCGCGGCCTGA
- a CDS encoding DOMON-like domain-containing protein yields the protein MPTPDPAAATVPYELSPFPGEPAPEGLGIRGSAGRDGECLTLRYTLSGPLQQLRIPERDATPGRLDGLWQTTCLECFLALPEDPGYWELNVSPTGDWNLYQLDAYREGLRPEPACPEAPRLQRRDHSGVLEFEVCLVLPPPLAMAPALELAVTAVVANRDAAISYWALRHPCPQADFHHRGGFALRL from the coding sequence ATGCCGACGCCGGATCCTGCCGCCGCCACGGTTCCCTACGAGCTGAGTCCCTTCCCGGGGGAGCCGGCGCCGGAGGGCCTGGGGATCCGCGGCAGTGCCGGCCGCGACGGTGAGTGCCTCACCCTGCGCTACACCCTGAGCGGTCCGCTGCAGCAGCTGCGGATCCCGGAGCGGGACGCCACCCCAGGGCGGCTCGATGGGCTCTGGCAGACCACCTGCCTGGAGTGCTTCCTGGCCCTCCCCGAGGATCCGGGCTACTGGGAGCTGAACGTCTCTCCCACGGGCGACTGGAACCTCTATCAGCTGGACGCCTATCGCGAGGGACTCCGCCCGGAACCCGCCTGCCCCGAAGCCCCCCGGCTGCAGCGCAGGGATCACTCCGGGGTGCTGGAGTTCGAGGTCTGCCTGGTCCTGCCGCCGCCGCTGGCGATGGCGCCCGCTCTGGAGCTCGCGGTCACCGCCGTCGTGGCGAACCGGGATGCTGCAATCAGCTACTGGGCCCTGCGCCACCCCTGCCCGCAGGCCGACTTCCACCATCGGGGCGGCTTCGCCCTGCGGCTCTGA
- a CDS encoding DUF721 domain-containing protein encodes MDRPGRSDQPVSGPSGRPRRIAAGRRRGGETGAENRRFGNLSLLLPPRRAPATPLAACLDGLQQEWKQEGRIAALWQAWPTIAGPQLAPHCRPLQLQGDLLTVGAAPGPWLQALQYNRHQLLGSLRGAGFSLRDLRFRQVHATPLPPPGSSQEEEAWALHPSRVDVHGLADCPACGRPAPAGEMARWGHCSFCRRQVLAEALRGPSPTPGGLDA; translated from the coding sequence ATGGACCGACCCGGCCGCTCAGACCAGCCTGTCTCCGGCCCGTCCGGTCGTCCGCGCCGGATCGCCGCCGGCCGTCGCCGCGGAGGCGAGACGGGGGCGGAAAACCGTCGTTTCGGCAACCTGTCGCTGCTGCTGCCGCCGCGACGGGCCCCCGCCACCCCCCTGGCCGCCTGCCTGGACGGGCTGCAGCAGGAGTGGAAGCAGGAGGGGCGGATCGCGGCGCTGTGGCAGGCCTGGCCGACGATCGCCGGCCCCCAGCTGGCGCCCCACTGCCGGCCGCTGCAGCTGCAGGGGGATCTGCTCACGGTGGGGGCCGCCCCCGGCCCCTGGCTGCAGGCCCTGCAGTACAACCGCCACCAGTTGCTGGGATCCCTGCGCGGTGCCGGCTTCAGCCTGCGTGATCTGCGTTTCCGCCAGGTGCATGCCACGCCGCTGCCGCCGCCGGGCAGCAGCCAGGAAGAGGAGGCCTGGGCCCTCCATCCCAGCCGCGTGGATGTGCATGGCCTGGCTGACTGCCCCGCCTGCGGCCGCCCCGCCCCCGCCGGCGAGATGGCTCGGTGGGGCCATTGCAGTTTCTGCCGCCGGCAGGTGCTGGCGGAGGCGTTGCGCGGTCCTTCCCCCACTCCCGGGGGCCTGGACGCCTGA
- a CDS encoding PspA/IM30 family protein: MGFFDRLSRLLRANLNDLVSKAEDPVKILDQSVVDMQEDLVKLRQAVATAIASQKRLQNQAEQAEAQAGQWQQKAELAVRESRDDLAREALTRRKTYADTAASLNAQLTAQAGQVDTLKRSLTALEGKIAEAKTKKDMLKARAQAAQAQEQLQSAVSGLGTNKSMAAFEQMEEKVLAMEARSQAAAELAGADLESQFAALGGSSVDDELAALKNQLEGGKPPIALPADNAPVAQLEPAKAAEVDAELEALRRSIDKL; this comes from the coding sequence ATGGGCTTCTTCGATCGGCTCAGCCGCCTGCTGCGCGCCAATCTCAACGACCTGGTGAGCAAGGCCGAGGACCCGGTCAAGATCCTCGACCAGTCCGTGGTCGACATGCAGGAGGACCTGGTCAAGCTGCGCCAGGCCGTCGCCACCGCCATCGCCAGCCAGAAGCGCCTGCAGAACCAGGCGGAGCAGGCCGAGGCCCAGGCCGGCCAGTGGCAGCAGAAGGCCGAGCTGGCGGTGCGCGAGAGCCGCGACGACCTGGCCCGCGAGGCCCTCACCCGCCGCAAGACCTACGCCGACACCGCCGCCTCGCTGAATGCCCAGCTGACAGCCCAGGCCGGCCAGGTGGACACGCTCAAGCGCAGCCTGACGGCGCTCGAAGGCAAGATCGCCGAGGCCAAGACCAAGAAGGACATGCTCAAGGCCCGCGCCCAGGCGGCCCAGGCCCAGGAGCAGCTGCAGAGCGCCGTGAGCGGCCTCGGCACCAACAAGTCGATGGCCGCCTTCGAGCAGATGGAGGAGAAGGTGCTGGCGATGGAGGCCCGCAGTCAGGCGGCCGCCGAGCTGGCCGGCGCCGATCTGGAGAGCCAGTTCGCTGCTCTGGGCGGCAGCAGCGTCGACGACGAGCTCGCCGCGCTCAAGAACCAGCTCGAGGGCGGCAAGCCCCCCATCGCCCTGCCGGCTGACAACGCCCCGGTGGCTCAGCTGGAGCCCGCCAAGGCCGCCGAAGTGGATGCCGAGCTCGAAGCGCTGCGCCGCTCGATCGACAAGCTCTGA
- a CDS encoding co-chaperone YbbN produces the protein MSSDSNTAQGSAVLTLSDASFPTDVLAAPGTVLVDVWAPWCGPCRLMAPLMDWAASTYGEQLRVGKLEADPNPAIRDTYKIQGLPTLILFRNGEEIARHEGAMAKPQLQAFLDAHL, from the coding sequence GTGTCGAGCGACAGCAACACCGCCCAGGGCTCAGCCGTTCTGACGCTGAGCGACGCCAGCTTTCCCACCGACGTACTGGCCGCTCCCGGCACCGTGCTCGTCGATGTCTGGGCCCCCTGGTGCGGGCCCTGCCGGCTGATGGCTCCTCTGATGGACTGGGCCGCCAGCACCTACGGCGAGCAGCTGCGGGTGGGCAAGCTCGAGGCCGACCCCAACCCCGCCATCCGCGACACGTACAAGATCCAGGGCCTGCCCACCCTGATCCTGTTCCGGAACGGCGAGGAGATCGCCCGCCACGAAGGCGCCATGGCCAAGCCCCAGCTGCAGGCCTTCCTGGATGCCCATCTCTGA
- a CDS encoding aminotransferase class I/II-fold pyridoxal phosphate-dependent enzyme encodes MPISERVSQRVSGRVARLGSGVFARNDLRKLAYRQSCERNGLPPLLDLSLGSTDLQPPKVALDAIAAALSEPASASYCLHGATLPFRKAVAAWAQRRFGVQVDPETEVLLLVGSQEGTAHLPLAVLDPGDAALLLDPYYPSHMGGLHLASARPVLLPLEADQGWRPDFGRVSDADWDAIRLMVLGFPHNPTATTGEQAWVDQAVERALRHGAVLAHDNPYVDLALEGEAPALLRHPAWRECGIEFFSFSKSWCLGGYRLAFAIGAPWLITALRQLKGVVDFNQSLALQAGAIAALEQAADWPAMLRGVYRERRDRMASILEALGWPVPLPSMALYLWLPVPERARGMDSETFCAALLEGTGVCLTPGNGFGPGGEGWQRLALVHPIEQLEQGAERIGQWLRQL; translated from the coding sequence ATGCCCATCTCTGAGCGCGTCTCCCAGCGGGTGAGCGGGCGGGTCGCCCGACTGGGAAGCGGCGTCTTCGCCCGCAACGACCTGCGCAAGCTGGCCTACCGCCAGTCCTGTGAGCGCAACGGCCTGCCGCCGCTGCTGGATCTGTCGCTCGGCTCCACCGATCTGCAGCCGCCCAAGGTGGCCCTCGACGCCATCGCGGCAGCCCTGAGCGAGCCCGCCAGCGCCTCCTATTGCCTGCATGGCGCCACCCTGCCCTTCCGCAAGGCCGTGGCCGCCTGGGCCCAGCGGCGCTTCGGGGTGCAGGTCGATCCGGAGACGGAGGTGCTGCTGCTGGTGGGCTCCCAGGAGGGGACGGCCCACCTGCCCCTGGCGGTTCTCGATCCCGGCGACGCGGCCCTGCTGCTCGATCCCTACTACCCCTCGCACATGGGCGGCCTCCATCTGGCCTCGGCCCGGCCGGTGCTGCTGCCGCTGGAGGCCGATCAAGGCTGGCGGCCGGATTTCGGGCGTGTGTCAGACGCCGACTGGGACGCGATTCGGCTGATGGTGCTCGGGTTCCCCCACAACCCCACGGCCACCACCGGCGAGCAGGCCTGGGTGGATCAGGCCGTGGAGCGGGCCCTGCGGCACGGCGCCGTGCTGGCCCACGACAACCCCTATGTGGATCTGGCCCTCGAGGGCGAGGCGCCGGCCCTGCTGCGCCACCCGGCCTGGCGGGAGTGCGGCATCGAATTCTTCTCCTTCTCCAAGAGCTGGTGCCTGGGCGGCTACCGGCTCGCCTTCGCCATCGGCGCCCCCTGGCTGATCACTGCCCTGCGCCAGCTCAAGGGCGTGGTCGATTTCAACCAGTCGCTCGCCCTGCAGGCCGGCGCCATCGCCGCCCTGGAGCAGGCGGCCGACTGGCCCGCGATGCTGCGCGGGGTGTACCGCGAGCGGCGCGACCGGATGGCATCGATCCTCGAAGCCCTGGGCTGGCCGGTACCGCTGCCCTCGATGGCGCTCTATCTGTGGCTGCCCGTGCCGGAGCGGGCCCGCGGCATGGATTCAGAAACGTTCTGCGCCGCCCTGCTGGAGGGCACGGGGGTGTGCCTGACGCCGGGCAACGGTTTCGGACCCGGCGGCGAGGGCTGGCAGCGGCTGGCCCTGGTGCACCCGATCGAGCAGCTGGAGCAGGGCGCCGAGCGGATCGGCCAGTGGCTGCGGCAGCTGTGA
- a CDS encoding biotin--[acetyl-CoA-carboxylase] ligase translates to MNGALARERRRLRHGPDHRADVTLQPAPACPSATPVTWRLRSLPVCASTEIELDRWLHRLTPDPDDPLPGPLAVIARRQRFGRGQQGRHWSSPAGGVWLSAALPWPSHPSLAAAPGLAVAVGLALQLEALGLELRLKWPNDLLLASPDGRPAKLAGLLPRLRLRGGTIRWARIGIGLNGCNPVPAGATNLRSSLGLRRAQPHRLATTVLMALEWAMAAAAEPTWVRQLAEQRLLVTPQSWQAAGDGWQPHGLADDGALVLARGDERQRLHRRFEPD, encoded by the coding sequence ATGAACGGGGCGCTGGCGCGCGAGCGGCGGCGCCTGCGCCATGGGCCGGACCATCGGGCCGACGTGACGCTGCAGCCGGCACCGGCCTGCCCATCGGCGACGCCGGTTACCTGGCGGCTGCGAAGCCTGCCGGTGTGCGCCAGCACCGAGATCGAGCTGGACCGCTGGCTGCACCGGCTGACACCCGACCCGGACGATCCGTTGCCCGGCCCGCTGGCGGTGATCGCCCGGCGGCAGCGCTTCGGCCGCGGCCAGCAGGGGCGCCACTGGAGTTCGCCGGCCGGAGGCGTCTGGCTCAGCGCCGCCCTGCCCTGGCCGAGCCATCCATCCCTCGCGGCGGCCCCGGGGCTGGCGGTGGCGGTGGGCCTGGCGCTGCAGCTCGAAGCGCTCGGGCTGGAGCTACGGCTGAAATGGCCCAACGATCTACTGCTGGCGAGCCCGGACGGGCGGCCGGCCAAGCTGGCCGGCCTGCTGCCGAGGTTGCGTCTGCGGGGAGGCACGATCCGCTGGGCCCGCATCGGCATCGGCCTCAACGGCTGCAACCCGGTGCCGGCGGGCGCCACGAACCTGCGATCGAGCCTCGGCCTGAGGCGGGCCCAGCCGCACCGTCTGGCGACGACTGTGCTGATGGCTCTCGAGTGGGCGATGGCTGCGGCGGCGGAACCCACCTGGGTGCGGCAGCTGGCCGAGCAGCGCCTGCTGGTCACCCCGCAGAGCTGGCAGGCAGCCGGCGACGGGTGGCAGCCCCACGGCCTGGCCGACGACGGCGCCCTGGTGCTGGCCCGCGGTGACGAACGGCAGCGTCTGCACCGGCGGTTTGAACCGGACTGA
- a CDS encoding M23 family metallopeptidase, whose translation MPANPRTLLPALGALAMGPVLSGGLVLAQSESAPLMPSAPSQEPASISATEPALSAPTPAPAPPPAPVTAAPAAVPAPSPLRPGAEQRRAQTPQRFDASLDALVREGIVSPNERVRVHRGLLGPMNAQRREACSSGALSQQECSTGVVMRGRGRGDLPGGLEGGDLPGSSGTLTAAGFRTDAAPLPPISVPVSALLSGAAGSFRLTDVFGRTPRPAPIAGNGNLGLIFPLIGSAVTSSEFGWRLHPVLGSWLMHAGKDLAAPEGTPVVAALSGRVVMSGLAGGYGLAVEVEHANPRRRTLYGHLSELYVREGQVVRQGEVIGRVGSTGLSTGPHLHFELRLPQQGGWVAVDPGPLDPGGMFPPGQPGLPGAMPNDAVAMLVGQLVQTLERPRSPLGNAAAAPSPSQPLPPQRSLPAPAPLPPRSQG comes from the coding sequence ATGCCAGCCAACCCCCGTACGCTCCTGCCCGCTCTGGGGGCCCTGGCGATGGGCCCCGTTCTCTCCGGTGGCCTGGTGCTCGCCCAGAGCGAATCGGCTCCGCTGATGCCGTCTGCCCCGTCGCAGGAGCCTGCCTCAATCTCCGCGACGGAGCCCGCCCTCAGTGCCCCCACCCCGGCTCCCGCCCCACCGCCGGCTCCGGTGACGGCCGCTCCCGCAGCGGTTCCCGCACCCTCGCCGCTGCGACCCGGCGCGGAGCAACGACGGGCTCAGACGCCCCAGCGTTTCGACGCTTCCCTCGATGCCCTGGTCCGCGAAGGAATCGTTTCCCCGAATGAGCGCGTGCGGGTCCACCGCGGTCTGCTGGGGCCGATGAACGCCCAGCGCCGTGAAGCCTGCAGCAGTGGTGCTCTCTCCCAGCAGGAATGCAGCACTGGCGTGGTGATGCGCGGCCGCGGGCGCGGCGACCTCCCCGGCGGACTGGAGGGTGGTGATCTGCCCGGGTCCTCCGGCACCCTCACCGCCGCCGGGTTCCGCACCGACGCGGCCCCCCTGCCCCCGATCTCGGTGCCGGTGTCGGCGCTGCTCTCGGGGGCCGCTGGCAGCTTCCGGCTCACCGATGTGTTCGGCCGCACGCCACGGCCGGCGCCGATCGCCGGGAACGGCAACCTGGGACTGATCTTCCCGCTGATCGGCTCGGCGGTCACCAGCAGCGAGTTCGGCTGGCGCCTGCATCCGGTGCTCGGAAGCTGGCTGATGCATGCCGGCAAGGATCTGGCGGCCCCGGAAGGCACCCCGGTCGTCGCCGCCCTGAGCGGGCGTGTCGTGATGAGCGGACTTGCCGGCGGCTACGGCCTGGCAGTCGAGGTCGAACACGCCAACCCGCGTCGCCGCACCCTCTACGGCCACCTCTCGGAGCTCTATGTCCGTGAGGGGCAGGTGGTGCGCCAGGGCGAGGTGATCGGCCGTGTGGGCAGCACCGGCCTGAGCACCGGCCCACATCTGCATTTCGAGCTCAGACTGCCCCAGCAGGGCGGCTGGGTGGCGGTGGATCCCGGCCCGCTGGATCCAGGTGGCATGTTCCCGCCCGGGCAGCCGGGCCTGCCCGGGGCGATGCCCAACGATGCAGTGGCCATGCTCGTGGGTCAGCTGGTGCAGACCCTGGAGCGACCACGCAGTCCCCTCGGCAACGCCGCCGCCGCCCCGAGCCCCAGCCAACCGCTGCCACCGCAACGCAGCCTGCCGGCGCCTGCTCCCCTGCCGCCCCGGAGCCAGGGCTGA